One part of the Arabidopsis thaliana chromosome 1 sequence genome encodes these proteins:
- a CDS encoding RING/U-box superfamily protein (RING/U-box superfamily protein; FUNCTIONS IN: zinc ion binding; EXPRESSED IN: 24 plant structures; EXPRESSED DURING: 15 growth stages; CONTAINS InterPro DOMAIN/s: Zinc finger, RING-type, conserved site (InterPro:IPR017907), Zinc finger, RING-type (InterPro:IPR001841); BEST Arabidopsis thaliana protein match is: RING/U-box superfamily protein (TAIR:AT1G24440.1); Has 30201 Blast hits to 17322 proteins in 780 species: Archae - 12; Bacteria - 1396; Metazoa - 17338; Fungi - 3422; Plants - 5037; Viruses - 0; Other Eukaryotes - 2996 (source: NCBI BLink).) — protein sequence MGKNNVRLQMKLVHSNFASLLLFLLRWIDLSSSCLIPRYLNLFHVLVYKVQSDGQPKLTTHGRKATISEFYGVILPSLQLLHSNLDELETTDIGFDLKRLSKKITKEARSSRFSNAGLEREEECGICLETCTKMVLPNCCHSMCIKCYRNWNLKSQSCPFCRGSMKRVNSEDLWVLAGDNDVVDTRTASREDLFRFYLYINSLPKDYPEALFVVYYEYSNLL from the exons ATGGGGAAGAACAATGTGCGGCTTCAGATGAAACTGGTTCATAGTAACTTTGCTTCATTATTACTCTTCTTGCTCCGGTGGATTGATCTTTCTTCCTCATGTCTTATTCCTCGCTACTTAAACCTCTTTCATGTTCTTGTCTACAAG GTCCAGTCTGATGGACAACCTAAGCTTACCACGCACGGAAGGAAAGCAACGATTAGTGAGTTCTATG GTGTGATACTACCATCACTGCAGCTATTACACAGCAACTTAGATGAGTTGGAAACCACAGACATCGGGTTTGACCTTAAAAGACTCAGtaagaagataacaaaagaGGCTCGTAGTAGTAGATTCAGCAATGCCGGTTTAGAGCGTGAAGAAGAATGCGGTATCTGTTTAGAAACTTGCACCAAAATGGTGTTGCCTAATTGTTGCCATTCTATGTGCATCAAATGCTATCGCAATTg GAACTTGAAGTCTCAGTCATGCCCGTTTTGTCGAGGCAGCATGAAGAGAGTGAACTCAGAGGACTTGTGGGTGCTTGCGGGTGATAACGATGTGGTGGATACAAGGACGGCTTCAAGGGAAGATTTGTTCAGATTCTATCTCTACATCAATAGCCTTCCCAAGGATTACCCAGAAGCTCTCTTTGTGGTTTACTATGAGTACTCAAATCTGCTATAG
- the ACA.l gene encoding autoinhibited Ca2+/ATPase II (autoinhibited Ca2+/ATPase II (ACA.l); FUNCTIONS IN: calmodulin binding, ATPase activity, coupled to transmembrane movement of ions, phosphorylative mechanism; INVOLVED IN: phospholipid transport, ATP biosynthetic process; LOCATED IN: plasma membrane; EXPRESSED IN: 23 plant structures; EXPRESSED DURING: 12 growth stages; CONTAINS InterPro DOMAIN/s: ATPase, P-type, phospholipid-translocating, flippase (InterPro:IPR006539), ATPase, P-type, ATPase-associated domain (InterPro:IPR008250), ATPase, P-type, K/Mg/Cd/Cu/Zn/Na/Ca/Na/H-transporter (InterPro:IPR001757), ATPase, P-type phosphorylation site (InterPro:IPR018303); BEST Arabidopsis thaliana protein match is: ATPase E1-E2 type family protein / haloacid dehalogenase-like hydrolase family protein (TAIR:AT3G25610.1); Has 13380 Blast hits to 11644 proteins in 1631 species: Archae - 144; Bacteria - 4268; Metazoa - 3224; Fungi - 2114; Plants - 1115; Viruses - 0; Other Eukaryotes - 2515 (source: NCBI BLink).) produces MTKCRRRRLHLSNIYAFKGRKSNFQEDHSHIGGPGFSRVVYCNEPNSPAAERRNYVGNYVRSTKYTLASFIPKSLFEQFRRVANFYFLVTGVLSLTALSPYSPISALLPLTFVIAASMVKEAIEDWGRKKQDIEMNNRKVKVHDGNGIFRREGWRDLKVGNIVRVEKDEFFPADLLLLSSSYEDSICYVETMNLDGETNLKVKQGLEATSSALHEDSDFKELKAVVKCEDPNADLYTFVGTLHFEEQRLPLSITQLLLRDSKLRNTEYIYGVVVFTGHDTKVIQNSTDPPSKRSRIERKMDKIIYLMFGVVFLMSFIGSIVFGIETREDRVRNGGRTERWYLRPDNADIFFDPDRAPMAAVYHFFTAVMLYSYFIPISLYVSIEIVKVLQSLFINNDILMYYEENDKPAHARTSNLNEELGMVDTILSDKTGTLTCNSMEFIKCSIAGTAYGRGITEVERSMAMRSNGSSLVGDDLDVVVDQSGPKIKGFNFLDERVMKGNWVKQRDAAVLQKFFRLLAVCHTAIPETDEATGSVSYEAESPDEAAFVVAAREFGFEFFSRTQNGISFRELDLASGKTVERVYRLLNVLEFNSARKRMSVIVRDEDGRLLLLSKGADNVMFERLAKNGRKFEEKTREHVNEYADAGLRTLILAYREVDENEYIEFSKNFNEAKNSVTADRESLIDEITEQMERDLILLGATAVEDKLQNGVPDCIDKLAQAGIKIWVLTGDKMETAINIGFACSLLRQEMKQIIINLETPHIKALEKAGEKDAIEHASRESVVNQMEEGKALLTASSSASSHEAFALIIDGKSLTYALEDDFKKKFLDLATGCASVICCRSSPKQKALVTRLVKSGTGKTTLAIGDGANDVGMLQEADIGVGISGVEGMQAVMSSDIAIAQFRYLERLLLVHGHWCYSRISSMICYFFYKNITFGVTVFLYEAYTSFSAQPAYNDWFLSLFNVFFSSLPVIALGVFDQDVSARYCYKFPLLYQEGVQNLLFSWKRIIGWMFNGVFTALAIFFLCKESLKHQLYNPNGKTAGREILGGTMYTCVVWVVNLQMALAISYFTWLQHIVIWGSVAFWYIFLMIYGAITPSFSTDAYKVFIEALAPAPSYWLTTLFVMFFALIPFFVFKSVQMRFFPGYHQMIQWIRYEGHSNDPEFVEMVRQRSIRPTTVGFTARRAASVRRSGRFHDQLNKNFIAF; encoded by the exons atgacaaagtgtcggagaagaagattacaTCTAAGCAATATATACGCATTCAAAGGTCGTAAATCAAACTTTCAAGAAGATCATTCACACATAGGAGGACCTGGTTTCTCACGAGTTGTTTACTGTAACGAACCAAATTCTCCGGCGGCTGAACGACGTAACTACGTCGGAAACTATGTCCGGTCAACAAAATACACTCTAGCTTCTTTCATACCAAAATCACTCTTCGAACAGTTCCGTCGTGTCGCCAATTTCTACTTCCTCGTCACCGGAGTCTTATCGCTGACTGCTCTCTCTCCTTACAGCCCCATTAGTGCTCTCTTACCTCTCACCTTCGTCATCGCCGCAAGTATGGTTAAAGAAGCTATCGAAGATTGGGGTCGCAAAAAACAG GACATCGAAATGAATAATAGGAAAGTGAAGGTTCACGACGGAAATGGAATATTCCGGCGAGAAGGGTGGAGGGATCTTAAAGTCGGAAATATAGTAAGAGTTGAAAAAGACGAGTTTTTTCCGGCGGATCTTTTGCTGTTATCATCTAGCTACGAAGATTCGATTTGTTATGTAGAGACTATGAATCTCGACGGAGAAACGAATCTGAAAGTGAAACAAGGCTTAGAAGCGACTTCATCGGCTTTACATGAAGATTCAGATTTCAAAGAGTTAAAAGCTGTTGTGAAATGTGAAGATCCAAATGCAGATCTTTATACTTTTGTTGGAACTTTACATTTTGAAGAACAGAGATTACCATTGTCGATTAcacagcttcttcttcgagaTTCTAAGCTTAGAAACACTGAGTATATTTATGGAGTTGTTGTCTTCACTGGACATGACACAAAG GTGATTCAAAATTCAACTGATCCACCATCGAAGAGAAGCAGAATCGAGAGGAAAATGGATAAAATCATTTACTTGATGTTTGGTGTTGTGTTTTTGATGTCGTTTATTGGCTCCATTGTCTTTGGTATTGAGACAAGAGAAGATAGAGTGAGAAATGGAGGAAGAACAGAGAGATGGTACTTGAGACCAGATAATGCAGATATCTTCTTTGATCCAGACAGAGCTCCAATGGCTGCGGTTTATCATTTCTTCACTGCGGTTATGCTATACAGTTACTTCATACCGATTTCGCTTTATGTCTCTATCGAAATCGTTAAAGTTCTTCAGAGTCTTTTCATCAACAATGACATTCTTATGTACTACGAGGAGAATGATAAACCTGCGCATGCAAGGACGTCTAATCTCAATGAAGAGCTTGGGATGGTTGATACGATTCTATCTGATAAAACCGGTACCTTGACATGCAATTCAATGGAGTTTATCAAATGTTCTATCGCGGGAACAGCTTATGGACGTGGTATAACTGAAGTTGAAAGATCTATGGCTATGAGAAGCAATGGTTCGAGTTTGGTTGGTGATGATTTGGATGTTGTAGTGGACCAGTCTGGTCCTAAGATCAAAGGGTTTAATTTTCTGGATGAGAGGGTTATGAAAGGGAATTGGGTTAAGCAGCGAGATGCAGCAGTTTTGCAGAAGTTTTTCAGGTTGTTAGCTGTTTGTCACACGGCGATACCTGAAACCGATGAAGCTACAGGGAGTGTCTCTTATGAGGCTGAGTCTCCTGATGAAGCTGCGTTTGTTGTTGCGGCTCGAGAATTCGGGTTTGAGTTCTTTAGCCGGACGCAAAACGGGATATCTTTCCGTGAATTGGATCTTGCTTCAGGGAAAACAGTTGAAAG AGTATATCGGTTGTTAAACGTTCTTGAGTTTAACAGCGCGAGAAAGAGAATGTCGGTTATTGTGCGCGACGAAGATGGGAGACTTCTGTTACTGTCCAAAGGAGCTGATAA tGTGATGTTTGAAAGACTAGCCAAAAACGGGAGAAAGTTCGAAGAGAAGACTCGAGAACATGTAAATGAATATGCAGATGCAGGGCTAAGGACATTGATACTTGCATACCGTGAGGTTGATGAGAATGAGTATATAGAATTCAGCAAGAACTTCAATGAAGCTAAGAACTCGGTGACAGCGGATCGTGAGAGCTTAATAGATGAAATCACAGAACAGATGGAACGTGATTTGATTCTCCTTGGTGCTACTGCAGTTGAGGACAAACTTCAAAATGGG GTTCCGGATTGTATCGACAAGCTAGCTCAAGCAGGGATTAAGATTTGGGTTCTAACCGGAGACAAAATGGAGACTGCAATCAATATTGG ATTTGCTTGTAGTTTACTAAGACAAGAGATGAAGCAGATCATCATAAATCTTGAGACACCACATATCAAAGCATTGGAGAAAGCTGGAGAGAAAGATGCAATTGAACAT GCATCAAGAGAAAGCGTGGTGAACCAAATGGAAGAAGGGAAAGCTCTACTCACAGCATCAAGCAGCGCAAGCTCACATGAGGCCTTTGCGTTGATCATTGACGGGAAGTCGCTAACCTATGCTCTTGAAGATGAtttcaagaagaagtttcttgATTTAGCTACAGGATGTGCCTCTGTTATTTGCTGCAGATCATCACCTAAACAAAAGGCATTG GTTACGCGGTTGGTCAAATCTGGAACCGGGAAGACAACTTTAGCGATTGGAGATGGAGCAAATGATGTTGGAATGCTTCAAGAAGCGGATATTGGTGTTGGAATCAGCGGTGTTGAAGGAATGCAAGCGGTTATGTCTAGCGATATAGCCATTGCTCAATTCCGTTACTTAGAGCGTCTCTTGCTCGTCCATGGTCACTGGTGCTACAGCAGAATCTCATCAATG ATATGTTACTTCTTCTACAAGAATATCACTTTTGGTGTCACCGTGTTCTTATACGAAGCCTACACATCATTCTCTGCTCAACCTGCATATAACGACTGGTTTTTATCGCTTTTCaacgttttcttctcttcgcTTCCCGTCATTGCTCTCGGCGTTTTCGATCAAGACGTCTCAGCTCGTTACTGTTACAAG TTCCCGTTGCTATACCAAGAAGGAGTTCAGAATCTTCTCTTCAGCTGGAAGAGAATCATCGGATGGATGTTCAACGGAGTCTTTACCGCACTAGCCATATTCTTCCTATGCAAGGAATCTCTCAAACACCAACTCTATAACCCTAATGGCAAAACCGCCGGCAGAGAAATCCTCGGCGGGACAATGTACACTTGCGTAGTCTGGGTCGTCAATCTCCAAATGGCTCTAGCCATAAGCTATTTCACTTGGCTCCAACACATTGTAATATGGGGCTCAGTAGCATTCTGGTACATCTTCCTCATGATCTATGGAGCCATCACTCCTAGCTTCTCCACAGATGCTTACAAAGTCTTCATTGAAGCCTTAGCTCCAGCTCCATCTTACTGGCTCACCACTCTCTTCGTGATGTTCTTCGCTTTGATCcctttcttcgtcttcaagTCAGTTCAGATGAGATTCTTCCCGGGATACCATCAAATGATTCAGTGGATTCGGTACGAGGGTCATTCTAATGATCCCGAGTTTGTGGAAATGGTTAGGCAGAGATCGATTCGGCCCACGACGGTTGGTTTCACTGCGAGAAGAGCCGCTAGTGTACGGCGGTCCGGTAGGTTTCATGATCAGCTCAACAAGAATTTCATTGCTTTCTGA
- a CDS encoding F-box and associated interaction domains-containing protein (F-box and associated interaction domains-containing protein; FUNCTIONS IN: molecular_function unknown; INVOLVED IN: biological_process unknown; LOCATED IN: chloroplast; EXPRESSED IN: sperm cell; CONTAINS InterPro DOMAIN/s: F-box domain, cyclin-like (InterPro:IPR001810), F-box domain, Skp2-like (InterPro:IPR022364), F-box associated domain, type 1 (InterPro:IPR006527), F-box associated interaction domain (InterPro:IPR017451); BEST Arabidopsis thaliana protein match is: F-box family protein (TAIR:AT1G12855.1); Has 1698 Blast hits to 1674 proteins in 52 species: Archae - 0; Bacteria - 0; Metazoa - 0; Fungi - 0; Plants - 1696; Viruses - 0; Other Eukaryotes - 2 (source: NCBI BLink).) translates to MKDAEKREVIASSSLQRKRNRGRRLRKRRRRNEKRVLMVPSSLPNDVLEEIFLRFPVKALIRLKSLSKQWRSTIESRSFEERHLTIAKKAFVDHPKVMLVGEEDPIRGTGIRPDTDIGFRLFCLESASLLSFTRLNFPQGFFNWIYISESCDGLFCIHSPKSHSVYVVNPATRWLRLLPPAGFQILIHKFNPTEREWNVVMKSIFHLAFVKATDYKLVWLYNCDKYIVDASSPNVGVTKCEIFDFRKNAWRYLACTPSHQIFYYQKPASANGSVYWFTEPYNERIEVVAFDIQTETFRLLPKINPAIAGSDPHHIDMCTLDNSLCMSKREKDTMIQDIWRLKPSEDTWEKIFSIDLVSCPSSRTEKRDQFDWSKKDRVEPATPVAVCKNKKILLSHRYSRGLVKYDPLTKSIDFFSGHPTAYRKVIYFQSLISHL, encoded by the coding sequence ATGAAGGACGCAGAGAAGCGAGAGGTgattgcatcatcatcattacaaagaaagagaaacagaggaagaagactaaggaaaagaagaagaagaaacgagaaGCGAGTACTAATGGTTCCATCATCATTACCAAACGACGTGCTAGAGGAGATCTTTTTAAGATTTCCGGTTAAAGCCCTAATCCGACTCAAGTCTCTCTCGAAACAATGGAGATCGACGATCGAATCTCGCAGTTTTGAAGAGAGACACTTGACGATCGCTAAGAAAGCCTTCGTGGATCATCCCAAGGTCATGCTcgtaggagaagaagatcccATAAGAGGAACCGGGATTCGTCCAGACACTGACATTGGTTTTAGGTTATTCTGCTTGGAATCGGCTTCTCTTCTATCCTTTACTCGTCTCAATTTCCCTCAAGGGTTCTTCAACTGGATCTACATATCTGAAAGCTGTGATGGCCTTTTCTGCATCCATTCCCCAAAATCACATTCCGTATATGTAGTGAATCCGGCTACACGGTGGCTCCGCCTACTTCCTCCGGCAGGGTTTCAGATTTTGATCCACAAGTTTAACCCCACTGAACGTGAGTGGAATGTAGTGATGAAATCAATCTTTCATCTAGCATTCGTGAAGGCCACCGATTACAAATTAGTGTGGTTGTACAATTGTGATAAGTACATTGTTGATGCGTCGAGTCCAAACGTGGGAGTCACAAAGTGCGAGATTTTTGACTTTAGGAAAAATGCTTGGAGGTACTTGGCTTGCACTCCAAGTCATCAGATATTCTATTACCAAAAGCCAGCATCTGCAAACGGGTCGGTTTATTGGTTTACAGAACCATATAATGAAAGAATCGAAGTAGTGGCTTTTGATATTCAGACCGAAACATTCCGGTTGCTGCCTAAGATTAATCCGGCTATTGCTGGTTCAGATCCTCACCATATTGACATGTGCACTCTGGATAATAGTTTGTGTATGTCGAAAAGGGAGAAAGATACTATGATCCAAGATATTTGGAGGTTGAAACCATCAGAAGACACATGGGAAAAGATTTTTAGCATAGACTTGGTTTCCTGTCCTTCTTCTCGGACTGAGAAGCGTGATCAATTTGATTGGAGCAAGAAGGATAGGGTTGAGCCAGCCACACCCGTCGCGGTTTGTAAGAATAAGAAGATCCTTCTCTCACATCGCTATTCCCGAGGTTTGGTAAAGTACGATCCCCTAACAAAATCTATCGATTTTTTTTCCGGACATCCTACCGCTTACAgaaaagttatttattttcaaagtttgatatctcatctataa
- a CDS encoding RNA-binding (RRM/RBD/RNP motifs) family protein (RNA-binding (RRM/RBD/RNP motifs) family protein; FUNCTIONS IN: RNA binding, nucleotide binding, nucleic acid binding; EXPRESSED IN: 22 plant structures; EXPRESSED DURING: 13 growth stages; CONTAINS InterPro DOMAIN/s: RNA recognition motif, RNP-1 (InterPro:IPR000504), Nucleotide-binding, alpha-beta plait (InterPro:IPR012677); BEST Arabidopsis thaliana protein match is: RNA-binding (RRM/RBD/RNP motifs) family protein (TAIR:AT5G55670.1); Has 32447 Blast hits to 17825 proteins in 1064 species: Archae - 7; Bacteria - 12227; Metazoa - 10368; Fungi - 2543; Plants - 3608; Viruses - 174; Other Eukaryotes - 3520 (source: NCBI BLink).), whose translation MTEENDYGGNQKILHQGSGTIPALADEELMGDDDEYDDLYSDVNVGESFFQAHNQPQPPAQVNTSNASLQAQNSHVAAEPRMGIVSGGTVEGKYRNDGGHNGISGPDTRSDVYPQASSFGAKGLNIDIQSNKIAQQGSTTVVLNNHGFSGNAVNVPEMPVHNSYGAPPQGAQQIPVSQMSVNPNVMMNKSPTQSFVVDNGNTMLFVGELHWWTTDAEIESVLSQYGRVKEIKFFDERVSGKSKGYCQVEFYDSAAAAACKEGMNGFIFNGKACVVAFASPETLKQMGANFTGRNQGQNQIQNRRPLNEGMGRGNNNNNNMNTQNGDGGRNYGRGGFARGGQGMGNRGGAWGGAMRGRGVNNMASGSGAGPYGPGLAGPAFGGMMHPQGMMGAGGFDPTFMGRGAGYGGYSGIAYPGMPHSYPGVNAMGMVGIAPHVNPAFFGTGMGTMGSSGMNGVHAAAMWSEANGGGGEEGGSEYGGYEDETQEKEEKPSRDKERATTERDWSENSGDRRHKSHREEKDSHREYKQQRDRDSDEFDRGQSSLKSRSRSRMSEDDHRSRSRDADYGKRRRGD comes from the coding sequence ATGACTGAAGAAAACGATTATGGAGGTAATCAGAAGATACTTCATCAAGGAAGTGGAACTATACCTGCTCTAGCGGATGAAGAACTGATGGGAGACGATGATGAGTATGATGATTTGTATAGCGATGTTAATGTTGGTGAGAGTTTCTTCCAAGCTCATAATCAGCCTCAACCACCAGCTCAGGTCAATACGAGTAATGCAAGTCTTCAAGCTCAGAATAGTCATGTTGCTGCTGAACCGAGGATGGGAATTGTATCTGGAGGTACAGTTGAAGGGAAGTATCGAAATGATGGGGGGCATAATGGAATCAGTGGACCAGACACAAGATCAGATGTTTATCCACAAGCATCTTCTTTTGGAGCAAAAGGGTTGAATATTGATATCCAATCCAACAAAATCGCTCAACAAGGATCAACGACTGTTGTGTTAAACAATCATGGTTTTTCGGGGAATGCGGTAAATGTGCCTGAGATGCCTGTCCATAACTCCTATGGTGCTCCTCCTCAAGGTGCTCAGCAGATTCCTGTTAGCCAGATGAGTGTGAATCCAAATGTTATGATGAACAAAAGCCCTACGCAGTCATTTGTTGTGGACAATGGAAACACCATGCTTTTTGTTGGAGAGTTACACTGGTGGACGACGGATGCAGAGATTGAGAGTGTTCTTTCTCAGTATGGAAGAGTCAAAGAGATCAAGTTTTTCGATGAGAGAGTTAGTGGCAAGTCTAAAGGGTATTGTCAGGTTGAATTCTATGATTCAGCTGCTGCAGCCGCTTGCAAAGAAGGAATGAATGGTTTCATTTTCAATGGTAAAGCATGTGTTGTAGCCTTTGCCTCTCCTGAAACACTGAAGCAGATGGGAGCTAATTTCACAGGGAGGAACCAAggacaaaaccaaattcaaaatagAAGGCCTCTGAATGAAGGAATGGGAAGaggtaacaacaacaacaacaacatgaaTACACAAAATGGAGATGGTGGAAGAAATTACGGTAGAGGGGGATTTGCGCGTGGTGGCCAAGGAATGGGCAACCGTGGAGGTGCTTGGGGTGGTGCAATGAGAGGTAGAGGGGTAAACAACATGGCTAGTGGTTCTGGTGCTGGACCGTATGGGCCTGGACTAGCGGGTCCTGCATTTGGTGGTATGATGCATCCACAGGGTATGATGGGAGCTGGTGGGTTTGATCCAACGTTCATGGGTCGGGGTGCTGGTTATGGAGGGTATTCAGGTATTGCCTACCCTGGGATGCCTCATTCTTATCCAGGTGTTAATGCAATGGGAATGGTTGGGATTGCTCCTCATGTCAATCCAGCCTTTTTTGGCACGGGAATGGGAACAATGGGTAGCTCAGGGATGAATGGAGTTCATGCAGCAGCGATGTGGAGTGAGGCTaatggaggtggtggtgaagAGGGTGGTTCTGAATATGGTGGGTATGAAGATGAAACccaagagaaagaagaaaagccaTCACGAGATAAAGAACGGGCTACCACAGAACGTGACTGGTCTGAGAACAGTGGTGACAGAAGACACAAGAGTCACCGTGAAGAGAAAGATAGTCACCGTGAGTATAAGCAGCAGAGAGACCGTGATTCTGATGAGTTTGATAGAGGACAATCTAGCTTGAAATCTCGAAGCAGATCAAGAATGTCCGAAGATGATCATAGATCCAGGTCAAGAGATGCAGACTATGGAAAGAGGAGACGAGGTGACTGA
- a CDS encoding RING/U-box superfamily protein (RING/U-box superfamily protein; FUNCTIONS IN: zinc ion binding; EXPRESSED IN: 24 plant structures; EXPRESSED DURING: 15 growth stages; CONTAINS InterPro DOMAIN/s: Zinc finger, RING-type, conserved site (InterPro:IPR017907), Zinc finger, RING-type (InterPro:IPR001841); BEST Arabidopsis thaliana protein match is: RING/U-box superfamily protein (TAIR:AT1G24440.1); Has 912 Blast hits to 912 proteins in 122 species: Archae - 0; Bacteria - 0; Metazoa - 381; Fungi - 25; Plants - 358; Viruses - 17; Other Eukaryotes - 131 (source: NCBI BLink).), which produces MYNQLAISSSSSSSSYYESLKVLEADVQHANSLAEAIPMGKNNVRLQMKLVHSNFASLLLFLLRWIDLSSSCLIPRYLNLFHVLVYKVQSDGQPKLTTHGRKATISEFYGVILPSLQLLHSNLDELETTDIGFDLKRLSKKITKEARSSRFSNAGLEREEECGICLETCTKMVLPNCCHSMCIKCYRNWNLKSQSCPFCRGSMKRVNSEDLWVLAGDNDVVDTRTASREDLFRFYLYINSLPKDYPEALFVVYYEYSNLL; this is translated from the exons atgtaTAATCAGTTGGCGatatcttcgtcttcttcatcttcttcgtacTATGAATCTTTGAAGGTTTTGGAAGCTGATGTTCAACACGCTAATTCTTT GGCAGAAGCAATTCCAATGGGGAAGAACAATGTGCGGCTTCAGATGAAACTGGTTCATAGTAACTTTGCTTCATTATTACTCTTCTTGCTCCGGTGGATTGATCTTTCTTCCTCATGTCTTATTCCTCGCTACTTAAACCTCTTTCATGTTCTTGTCTACAAG GTCCAGTCTGATGGACAACCTAAGCTTACCACGCACGGAAGGAAAGCAACGATTAGTGAGTTCTATG GTGTGATACTACCATCACTGCAGCTATTACACAGCAACTTAGATGAGTTGGAAACCACAGACATCGGGTTTGACCTTAAAAGACTCAGtaagaagataacaaaagaGGCTCGTAGTAGTAGATTCAGCAATGCCGGTTTAGAGCGTGAAGAAGAATGCGGTATCTGTTTAGAAACTTGCACCAAAATGGTGTTGCCTAATTGTTGCCATTCTATGTGCATCAAATGCTATCGCAATTg GAACTTGAAGTCTCAGTCATGCCCGTTTTGTCGAGGCAGCATGAAGAGAGTGAACTCAGAGGACTTGTGGGTGCTTGCGGGTGATAACGATGTGGTGGATACAAGGACGGCTTCAAGGGAAGATTTGTTCAGATTCTATCTCTACATCAATAGCCTTCCCAAGGATTACCCAGAAGCTCTCTTTGTGGTTTACTATGAGTACTCAAATCTGCTATAG